The following are encoded in a window of Diorhabda sublineata isolate icDioSubl1.1 chromosome 3, icDioSubl1.1, whole genome shotgun sequence genomic DNA:
- the LOC130441381 gene encoding AT-rich interactive domain-containing protein 2 isoform X6: MANFLGKDQATYAKERDVFLRDLQHFHEIRGTPFKRAPTLGGKEVDLYLLYTLVTAQGGWLRVNSKNTWSEILPLLKLPSSCVNGCVAIKQTYLRYLDRWEKVHFLHEDADRASDDDEESRHKRWSARSLHSVPCSYNYSQHNVTEINREHNHLSTNLYKQSDYDRLSLSLISPLPNEQDFAINVCTLLSNDGKHTLKLEKHPRLINYLLAHAGVFSHSSLRKLFIHFYNVVRKKPIHNFWKDVLESPEYLDLTNEAIFKALDSETTTKTSSSSLILGQEEIEEKAAGSITIDVSTNDQQKETTDSVDCEIVEDTCDTFKLKLNPEDSELFCLKRNLGTQDYIGQRVLQIATILRNLSFIEENVPVLVKNSCFVRFLLLCSISRWNVLKNLGTDMLSNIASEFIVRDLQSDILAAKLLKIVTDGLKSQDRAACISSLEVLNKLSQNEQNEEVMQKSLQKQVYTNVCSFLTLHDVMLLIYTLECLYSLSSLGEKSCNYIIVNHGVIDTLVALITVEGKSYGPKACIGMKLVETLPSGTSQQAQVQNTTQSQTNQTQTQTVSTVTATLTVSSSSSTFTTINSNMTVVTTSTLTPVVSSSSPTPKSAPSTPVRQVPIVPQRLLPITPTPVVTTATPSTSSVIQSTSTIMTPQQLIQQQHAHQQVIHENEQFALAWLRATYEPCANGKVDHQELYKHYLNSCSTIGRKGVISPLHFPRCVRSIFGGTVGPNPMKQSNSSDPQFYDGIKAIAHPHLSQALLGLGNTSTTSSSGVINKDNLTTASTSSTGATGQTSNTSLIKSLLATKVAARQQRLLAQQATDKTSIKEPLKSSRLNGVRQLFSDTDIGDPSVSSTTQFTDLTKGKKEPPQPPPPPLAPLSNNVKGGKQNRIDNEDSDSLGNHSAASSSGIGTVGLGGVSSTEDGENSLTSFEGLLNGIPNADNALTEDSNSKDSLKHGEISMHKPLRLADLLEKKFEKSPPLLNGGMRKELRLGEKAMDLVENHIEKALSRENDNNADTKMEIDIKEDIVSKEEVHREMVGIKRSASEEMMEIEAKRPLLSSNINGSSTAASPAPDSSSSNGDDGPSRVSTAAAKLFADIAADILEDEDEEQLLQEAQSTQIVTDNQSQVQLQTQAPLQQIIMDNSQQMLLTQQRQIIVSQAQIPGTNQMVFSTGGHLKTQSGQTVIVQNTSGQRSMMLAQPNSGPILLSQGLQGQMQIVASSQAGQYVLQTSSAGGQGTAYVVAQPQTAMVHGGQQQTVLLAQTSQQQGTGAKTIIILQQQPTSATPTQHQKVVVTPQGQQVVVTQVPRPIVHTSSVSNNVSPVNKVTKTTAGAATTNTNTSSQTQPATNSNLSTDKKEDIKKHKIARDLTTPYICEWNDCLIERRFKSANEVYLHACEAHCPSGTEEIICQWDRCDNMKRRRFSLMTHLHDKHCNTEAMKQSLTKRKQAAQNNNKTEMPAPSAPSPHPGYAPDAALHAIKRHAMEFVNPKELQLKPPLPVTAGSTAAVVARGGPPPTPDQDDNEGPVTKSIRLTASLILRNLVIYSSQCKRYLKSYESHLANVALSNVESSRTIAQILFDMNDGSTHR; this comes from the exons GTCAACTCGAAGAACACCTGGTCCGAAATTTTACCCCTCTTGAAGCTTCCTTCGTCCTGCGTTAATGGATGTGTTGCTATCAAACAAACATATTTGAG ATATTTGGACCGATGGGAGAAGGTACATTTCCTCCATGAAGATGCAGATCGTGCCAGTGACGACGACGAAGAAAGCAGACATAAGCGCTGGTCCGCGAGATCTCTACATTCAGTACCTTGTTCCTACAATTACTCCCAACATAATGTAACAG aaatcaaCAGGGAACACAACCATCTTTCTACTAACTTGTACAAGCAATCCGATTACGATCGACTCTCTTTATCCTTGATATCTCCATTACCGAATGAACAAGATTTCGCCATCAACGTATGCACGTTACTCTCCAATGATGGAAAACATACTTTGAAGCTAGAAAAACATCCACGTTTGATTAATTATCTGCTAGCACACGCCGGAGTTTTCAGTCATA gttcCTTGAGAAAATTGTTCATCCATTTTTACAACGTGGTCAGGAAGAAACCCATCCATAATTTTTGGAAAGATGTCCTCGAATCGCCGGAATACCTCGATCTGACAAACGAAGCCATATTCAAAGCATTAGATTCCGAAACCACCACGAAAACAAGTTCTTCTTCCCTCATACTCGGTcaagaagaaatagaagaaaaagcAGCAGGTTCAATAACCATCGACGTTTCCACGAACGatcaacaaaaagaaacaacagACAGTGTAGATTGTGAGATCGTCGAAGATACATGTGatactttcaaattaaaactgAATCCTGAAGATAGTGAactgttttgtttaaaaaggaatttgGGTACGCAGGATTACATAGGTCAAAGGGTATTACAAATCGCCACCATATTGAGGAACCTCAGTTTCATCGAGGAAAATGTACCGGTATTAGTGAAGAATAGTTGTTTCGTTAGATTTTTGTTATTGTGTAGTATATCGCGTTGGAACGTTCTGAAGAATCTCGGTACGGATATGCTCAGTAATATAGCATCGGAATTTATAGTGAGAGATTTGCAAAGTGACATTTTAGCAGctaaattgttgaaaatcgTTACGGACGGTTTGAAGAGCCAAGATCGAGCCGCTTGCATATCTTCTTTGgaagttttgaataaattgagtCAAAACGAACAGAACGAAGAAGTGATGCAAAAATCTTTGCAGAAACAAGTTTATACGAACGTTTGTTCCTTTTTAACTTTACACGATGTCATGTTGTTAATTTATACTTTGGAATGTTTATattctttgtcttctttgggtGAAAAATCTTGTAATTATATTATCGTTAATCACGGTGTTATTGACACTTTGGTGGCTTTAATAACGGTTGAAGGTAAAAGTTACGGTCCAAAAGCTTGTATCGGGATGAAATTGGTGGAAACTTTACCTAGCGGTACCAGCCAGCAGGCTCAG GTTCAAAATACTACCCAGTCACAAACAAATCAGACCCAAACTCAAACAGTGTCAACTGTAACTGCAACCTTAACAGTATCCTCGTCCAGTTCAACGTTTACTACTATCAATTCGAATATGACTGTCGTTACAACTTCAACTCTCACCCCAGTGGTTAGTAGTAGTAGTCCTACTCCGAAATCAGCACCTAGTACGCCTGTGAGACAAGTACCTATAGTACCACAGAGGCTTTTGCCTATCACTCCCACACCAGTGGTTACAACAG CAACACCTTCTACGTCTTCTGTAATTCAATCTACGTCAACGATCATGACGCCTCAACAGTTGATTCAACAACAGCACGCCCATCAACAGGTCATACACGAAAATGAACAGTTCGCATTGGCTTGGTTAAGGGCGACTTATGAACCCTGCGCAAATGGTAAAGTCGATCATCAGGAACTTTATAAGCACTATTTGAATTCTTGTTCGACTATTGGAAGAAAGGGGGTCATATCGCCCCTACATTTTCCAAGATGTGTACG aTCTATTTTTGGCGGCACAGTGGGACCGAATCCCATGAAACAATCGAATTCGTCCGATCCCCAGTTTTACGACGGTATCAAG GCCATAGCTCATCCTCATCTTAGTCAAGCTCTACTCGGTTTGGGTAATACTTCGACGACTAGTAGTAGTGGAGTtattaataaagataatttaacGACAGCGTCGACGTCGTCGACGGGAGCAACAGGTCAGACAAGTAATACGTCGCTTATAAAAAGCCTTCTGGCGACAAAG GTGGCTGCACGTCAACAGCGACTCCTAGCCCAACAAGCCACCGATAAAACCTCGATAAAGGAACCTTTGAAATCGTCGAGATTAAACGGCGTTCGACAACTTTTTTCCGATACCGATATAGGAGATCCTTCGGTATCATCTACAACCCAATTCACCGATTTGACTAAGGGGAAGAAAGAACCGCCCCAACCGCCACCTCCGCCTCTGGCGCCGCTCAGTAACAACGTCAAAGGTGGTAAGCAGAATAGAATCGACAATGAGGACAGCGATTCCCTTGGGAATCATTCGGCTGCTTCTAGTTCCGGTATAGGAACAGTCG GTTTGGGAGGTGTGTCTTCGACGGAAGACGGCGAAAATTCCTTAACCAGTTTCGAAGGGCTACTAAACGGAATACCTAACGCTGACAACGCCCTAACCGAAGACAGTAATTCCAAAGATTCTTTAAAACACGGCGAGATATCGATGCATAAACCCCTTAGGCTGGCCGACCTTTTAGaaaagaaattcgaaaaaagtcCCCCCCTGTTGAACGGCGGTATGAGAAAAGAATTAAGACTGGGCGAAAAGGCCATGGATTTGGTAGAAAATCACATCGAAAAGGCGTTAAGTAGAGAAAACGACAACAATGCCGATACAAAAATGGAAATTGACATTAAAGAAGACATCGTCTCCAAAGAAGAGGTCCACAGAGAAATG GTTGGTATAAAACGAAGCGCCTCCGAAGAAATGATGGAAATTGAAGCGAAACGTCCTCTACTATCCAGCAACATCAACGGTTCCTCGACAGCAGCCTCCCCGGCACCAGATTCGTCGAGTTCTAACGGCGACGACGGTCCTTCGAGAGTATCCACCGCCGCAGCTAAACTCTTCGCGGATATAGCTGCGGATATATTAGAAGACGAAGATGAGGAACAATTGTTACAAGAAGCACAATCGACGCAGATAGTAACTGACAACCAATCTCAGGTGCAACTACAAACCCAGGCTCCTTTACAACAGATCATAATGGACAACAGTCAACAGATGTTGTTGACTCAGCAGAGGCAGATCATCGTTTCGCAAGCTCAGATACCAGGAACAAATCAAATGGTCTTTTCGACAG gTGGTCATTTGAAAACCCAATCTGGTCAAACTGTAATAGTTCAAAATACATCCGGTCAAAGATCGATGATGTTGGCACAACCTAATTCCGGGCCGATTCTTCTTTCCCAAGGTCTGCAAGGACAAATGCAGATAGTGGCTAGTTCGCAGGCGGGTCAATACGTTTTACAAACTAGCAGCGCTGGTGGTCAAGGAACGGCGTACGTAGTTGCCCAACCGCAAACTGCGATGGTACACGGAGGTCAACAACAAACTGTACTTTTAGCTCAAACGTCCCAACAACAAGGCACCGGCGCTAAAACCATCATTATTTTACAACAACAACCCACTTCAGCTACACCGACGCAACACCAGAAGGTTGTAGTTACACCGCAAGGACAACAG GTTGTCGTGACTCAAGTTCCTAGGCCTATAGTACATACTTCATCGGTATCTAATAACGTTTCGCCAGTTAATAAAGTTACGAAAACGACAGCCGGCGCTGCAACAACTAATACGAATACTTCTTCTCAAACACAACCCGCTACCAATTCGAATTTATCGACTGATAAAAAGGAGGATATCAAAAAGCACAAGATCGCCAGAGATCTGACAACGCCTTATATTTGCGAATGGAACGATTGTTTGAT TGAAAGAAGATTCAAATCTGCCAACGAAGTTTATCTGCACGCTTGCGAAGCTCATTGTCCATCCGGTACTGAGGAAATAATTTGTCAATGGGACAGATGTGATAATATGAAAAGAAGAAGGTTCTCGTTGATGACTCACCTCCATGACAAACATTGTAACACCGAG gCGATGAAACAAAGTTTGACGAAACGGAAGCAGGCGGctcagaataataataaaactgaaatgcCTGCACCATCGGCTCCTAGTCCCCATCCCGGTTACGCTCCAGATGCAGCTTTACACGCGATCAAAAGACATGCCATGGAATTCGTAAATCCCAAGGAATTACAA CTGAAACCTCCATTACCGGTCACTGCCGGTTCGACAGCGGCTGTTGTCGCCCGTGGTGGTCCACCACCTACCCCCGACCAG gATGACAATGAAGGTCCAGTTACAAAAAGTATTCGTTTAACGGCATCGCTAATTTTAAGAAATCTTGTTATTTACAGTAGTCAATGTAAAAG GTACTTAAAATCCTACGAGTCCCATTTGGCGAATGTGGCCCTTAGTAATGTAGAATCATCAAGGACTATAGCACAAATTCTTTTCGATATGAATGACGGTTCTACGCATAGGTGA
- the LOC130441381 gene encoding AT-rich interactive domain-containing protein 2 isoform X3, which yields MANFLGKDQATYAKERDVFLRDLQHFHEIRGTPFKRAPTLGGKEVDLYLLYTLVTAQGGWLRVNSKNTWSEILPLLKLPSSCVNGCVAIKQTYLRYLDRWEKVHFLHEDADRASDDDEESRHKRWSARSLHSVPCSYNYSQHNVTEINREHNHLSTNLYKQSDYDRLSLSLISPLPNEQDFAINVCTLLSNDGKHTLKLEKHPRLINYLLAHAGVFSHSSLRKLFIHFYNVVRKKPIHNFWKDVLESPEYLDLTNEAIFKALDSETTTKTSSSSLILGQEEIEEKAAGSITIDVSTNDQQKETTDSVDCEIVEDTCDTFKLKLNPEDSELFCLKRNLGTQDYIGQRVLQIATILRNLSFIEENVPVLVKNSCFVRFLLLCSISRWNVLKNLGTDMLSNIASEFIVRDLQSDILAAKLLKIVTDGLKSQDRAACISSLEVLNKLSQNEQNEEVMQKSLQKQVYTNVCSFLTLHDVMLLIYTLECLYSLSSLGEKSCNYIIVNHGVIDTLVALITVEGKSYGPKACIGMKLVETLPSGTSQQAQVQNTTQSQTNQTQTQTVSTVTATLTVSSSSSTFTTINSNMTVVTTSTLTPVVSSSSPTPKSAPSTPVRQVPIVPQRLLPITPTPVVTTATPSTSSVIQSTSTIMTPQQLIQQQHAHQQVIHENEQFALAWLRATYEPCANGKVDHQELYKHYLNSCSTIGRKGVISPLHFPRCVRSIFGGTVGPNPMKQSNSSDPQFYDGIKVRDKPLIINIPPSATPQTKPSVFIPSPAPKIQQVRRKSSVQPILLTSQGQGNALTVVADNNGTGTDVAASAPSPASPILKAQLSAPPKQRDASPVSTKGDTKSQAIAHPHLSQALLGLGNTSTTSSSGVINKDNLTTASTSSTGATGQTSNTSLIKSLLATKVNDCMSTVSMKTATDCQNVAQVAARQQRLLAQQATDKTSIKEPLKSSRLNGVRQLFSDTDIGDPSVSSTTQFTDLTKGKKEPPQPPPPPLAPLSNNVKGGKQNRIDNEDSDSLGNHSAASSSGIGTVGLGGVSSTEDGENSLTSFEGLLNGIPNADNALTEDSNSKDSLKHGEISMHKPLRLADLLEKKFEKSPPLLNGGMRKELRLGEKAMDLVENHIEKALSRENDNNADTKMEIDIKEDIVSKEEVHREMVGIKRSASEEMMEIEAKRPLLSSNINGSSTAASPAPDSSSSNGDDGPSRVSTAAAKLFADIAADILEDEDEEQLLQEAQSTQIVTDNQSQVQLQTQAPLQQIIMDNSQQMLLTQQRQIIVSQAQIPGTNQMVFSTGGHLKTQSGQTVIVQNTSGQRSMMLAQPNSGPILLSQGLQGQMQIVASSQAGQYVLQTSSAGGQGTAYVVAQPQTAMVHGGQQQTVLLAQTSQQQGTGAKTIIILQQQPTSATPTQHQKVVVTPQGQQVVVTQVPRPIVHTSSVSNNVSPVNKVTKTTAGAATTNTNTSSQTQPATNSNLSTDKKEDIKKHKIARDLTTPYICEWNDCLIERRFKSANEVYLHACEAHCPSGTEEIICQWDRCDNMKRRRFSLMTHLHDKHCNTEAMKQSLTKRKQAAQNNNKTEMPAPSAPSPHPGYAPDAALHAIKRHAMEFVNPKELQDDNEGPVTKSIRLTASLILRNLVIYSSQCKRYLKSYESHLANVALSNVESSRTIAQILFDMNDGSTHR from the exons GTCAACTCGAAGAACACCTGGTCCGAAATTTTACCCCTCTTGAAGCTTCCTTCGTCCTGCGTTAATGGATGTGTTGCTATCAAACAAACATATTTGAG ATATTTGGACCGATGGGAGAAGGTACATTTCCTCCATGAAGATGCAGATCGTGCCAGTGACGACGACGAAGAAAGCAGACATAAGCGCTGGTCCGCGAGATCTCTACATTCAGTACCTTGTTCCTACAATTACTCCCAACATAATGTAACAG aaatcaaCAGGGAACACAACCATCTTTCTACTAACTTGTACAAGCAATCCGATTACGATCGACTCTCTTTATCCTTGATATCTCCATTACCGAATGAACAAGATTTCGCCATCAACGTATGCACGTTACTCTCCAATGATGGAAAACATACTTTGAAGCTAGAAAAACATCCACGTTTGATTAATTATCTGCTAGCACACGCCGGAGTTTTCAGTCATA gttcCTTGAGAAAATTGTTCATCCATTTTTACAACGTGGTCAGGAAGAAACCCATCCATAATTTTTGGAAAGATGTCCTCGAATCGCCGGAATACCTCGATCTGACAAACGAAGCCATATTCAAAGCATTAGATTCCGAAACCACCACGAAAACAAGTTCTTCTTCCCTCATACTCGGTcaagaagaaatagaagaaaaagcAGCAGGTTCAATAACCATCGACGTTTCCACGAACGatcaacaaaaagaaacaacagACAGTGTAGATTGTGAGATCGTCGAAGATACATGTGatactttcaaattaaaactgAATCCTGAAGATAGTGAactgttttgtttaaaaaggaatttgGGTACGCAGGATTACATAGGTCAAAGGGTATTACAAATCGCCACCATATTGAGGAACCTCAGTTTCATCGAGGAAAATGTACCGGTATTAGTGAAGAATAGTTGTTTCGTTAGATTTTTGTTATTGTGTAGTATATCGCGTTGGAACGTTCTGAAGAATCTCGGTACGGATATGCTCAGTAATATAGCATCGGAATTTATAGTGAGAGATTTGCAAAGTGACATTTTAGCAGctaaattgttgaaaatcgTTACGGACGGTTTGAAGAGCCAAGATCGAGCCGCTTGCATATCTTCTTTGgaagttttgaataaattgagtCAAAACGAACAGAACGAAGAAGTGATGCAAAAATCTTTGCAGAAACAAGTTTATACGAACGTTTGTTCCTTTTTAACTTTACACGATGTCATGTTGTTAATTTATACTTTGGAATGTTTATattctttgtcttctttgggtGAAAAATCTTGTAATTATATTATCGTTAATCACGGTGTTATTGACACTTTGGTGGCTTTAATAACGGTTGAAGGTAAAAGTTACGGTCCAAAAGCTTGTATCGGGATGAAATTGGTGGAAACTTTACCTAGCGGTACCAGCCAGCAGGCTCAG GTTCAAAATACTACCCAGTCACAAACAAATCAGACCCAAACTCAAACAGTGTCAACTGTAACTGCAACCTTAACAGTATCCTCGTCCAGTTCAACGTTTACTACTATCAATTCGAATATGACTGTCGTTACAACTTCAACTCTCACCCCAGTGGTTAGTAGTAGTAGTCCTACTCCGAAATCAGCACCTAGTACGCCTGTGAGACAAGTACCTATAGTACCACAGAGGCTTTTGCCTATCACTCCCACACCAGTGGTTACAACAG CAACACCTTCTACGTCTTCTGTAATTCAATCTACGTCAACGATCATGACGCCTCAACAGTTGATTCAACAACAGCACGCCCATCAACAGGTCATACACGAAAATGAACAGTTCGCATTGGCTTGGTTAAGGGCGACTTATGAACCCTGCGCAAATGGTAAAGTCGATCATCAGGAACTTTATAAGCACTATTTGAATTCTTGTTCGACTATTGGAAGAAAGGGGGTCATATCGCCCCTACATTTTCCAAGATGTGTACG aTCTATTTTTGGCGGCACAGTGGGACCGAATCCCATGAAACAATCGAATTCGTCCGATCCCCAGTTTTACGACGGTATCAAGGTGCGAGACAAACCCCTCATAATCAATATCCCGCCATCTGCAACGCCCCAAACTAAACCCTCCGTATTTATCCCGTCTCCCGCCCCGAAAATTCAACAAGTACGTCGAAAATCGTCAGTACAACCAATTTTATTAACGTCTCAGGGACAGGGAAACGCGCTGACCGTGGTGGCGGACAATAACGGGACGGGAACCGACGTCGCCGCGTCTGCGCCGTCTCCCGCCTCGCCGATACTTAAGGCGCAACTTAGCGCCCCGCCTAAACAAAGGGACGCATCACCCGTGTCGACCAAAGGCGATACGAAAAGTCAG GCCATAGCTCATCCTCATCTTAGTCAAGCTCTACTCGGTTTGGGTAATACTTCGACGACTAGTAGTAGTGGAGTtattaataaagataatttaacGACAGCGTCGACGTCGTCGACGGGAGCAACAGGTCAGACAAGTAATACGTCGCTTATAAAAAGCCTTCTGGCGACAAAGGTAAACGATTGCATGTCAACAGTGAGCATGAAGACTGCCACAGACTGTCAAAATGTAGCTCAG GTGGCTGCACGTCAACAGCGACTCCTAGCCCAACAAGCCACCGATAAAACCTCGATAAAGGAACCTTTGAAATCGTCGAGATTAAACGGCGTTCGACAACTTTTTTCCGATACCGATATAGGAGATCCTTCGGTATCATCTACAACCCAATTCACCGATTTGACTAAGGGGAAGAAAGAACCGCCCCAACCGCCACCTCCGCCTCTGGCGCCGCTCAGTAACAACGTCAAAGGTGGTAAGCAGAATAGAATCGACAATGAGGACAGCGATTCCCTTGGGAATCATTCGGCTGCTTCTAGTTCCGGTATAGGAACAGTCG GTTTGGGAGGTGTGTCTTCGACGGAAGACGGCGAAAATTCCTTAACCAGTTTCGAAGGGCTACTAAACGGAATACCTAACGCTGACAACGCCCTAACCGAAGACAGTAATTCCAAAGATTCTTTAAAACACGGCGAGATATCGATGCATAAACCCCTTAGGCTGGCCGACCTTTTAGaaaagaaattcgaaaaaagtcCCCCCCTGTTGAACGGCGGTATGAGAAAAGAATTAAGACTGGGCGAAAAGGCCATGGATTTGGTAGAAAATCACATCGAAAAGGCGTTAAGTAGAGAAAACGACAACAATGCCGATACAAAAATGGAAATTGACATTAAAGAAGACATCGTCTCCAAAGAAGAGGTCCACAGAGAAATG GTTGGTATAAAACGAAGCGCCTCCGAAGAAATGATGGAAATTGAAGCGAAACGTCCTCTACTATCCAGCAACATCAACGGTTCCTCGACAGCAGCCTCCCCGGCACCAGATTCGTCGAGTTCTAACGGCGACGACGGTCCTTCGAGAGTATCCACCGCCGCAGCTAAACTCTTCGCGGATATAGCTGCGGATATATTAGAAGACGAAGATGAGGAACAATTGTTACAAGAAGCACAATCGACGCAGATAGTAACTGACAACCAATCTCAGGTGCAACTACAAACCCAGGCTCCTTTACAACAGATCATAATGGACAACAGTCAACAGATGTTGTTGACTCAGCAGAGGCAGATCATCGTTTCGCAAGCTCAGATACCAGGAACAAATCAAATGGTCTTTTCGACAG gTGGTCATTTGAAAACCCAATCTGGTCAAACTGTAATAGTTCAAAATACATCCGGTCAAAGATCGATGATGTTGGCACAACCTAATTCCGGGCCGATTCTTCTTTCCCAAGGTCTGCAAGGACAAATGCAGATAGTGGCTAGTTCGCAGGCGGGTCAATACGTTTTACAAACTAGCAGCGCTGGTGGTCAAGGAACGGCGTACGTAGTTGCCCAACCGCAAACTGCGATGGTACACGGAGGTCAACAACAAACTGTACTTTTAGCTCAAACGTCCCAACAACAAGGCACCGGCGCTAAAACCATCATTATTTTACAACAACAACCCACTTCAGCTACACCGACGCAACACCAGAAGGTTGTAGTTACACCGCAAGGACAACAG GTTGTCGTGACTCAAGTTCCTAGGCCTATAGTACATACTTCATCGGTATCTAATAACGTTTCGCCAGTTAATAAAGTTACGAAAACGACAGCCGGCGCTGCAACAACTAATACGAATACTTCTTCTCAAACACAACCCGCTACCAATTCGAATTTATCGACTGATAAAAAGGAGGATATCAAAAAGCACAAGATCGCCAGAGATCTGACAACGCCTTATATTTGCGAATGGAACGATTGTTTGAT TGAAAGAAGATTCAAATCTGCCAACGAAGTTTATCTGCACGCTTGCGAAGCTCATTGTCCATCCGGTACTGAGGAAATAATTTGTCAATGGGACAGATGTGATAATATGAAAAGAAGAAGGTTCTCGTTGATGACTCACCTCCATGACAAACATTGTAACACCGAG gCGATGAAACAAAGTTTGACGAAACGGAAGCAGGCGGctcagaataataataaaactgaaatgcCTGCACCATCGGCTCCTAGTCCCCATCCCGGTTACGCTCCAGATGCAGCTTTACACGCGATCAAAAGACATGCCATGGAATTCGTAAATCCCAAGGAATTACAA gATGACAATGAAGGTCCAGTTACAAAAAGTATTCGTTTAACGGCATCGCTAATTTTAAGAAATCTTGTTATTTACAGTAGTCAATGTAAAAG GTACTTAAAATCCTACGAGTCCCATTTGGCGAATGTGGCCCTTAGTAATGTAGAATCATCAAGGACTATAGCACAAATTCTTTTCGATATGAATGACGGTTCTACGCATAGGTGA